ACCCGGTGCTGTCGGGCCCGGCGGTGGACAACATCATGAATTCAGAGCTGGATGAGCTGGTAGTAACCGATACCATTCCACTGCGGCCCGTCGCGGCCGCCTGCCCGCGCATACGCCAGCTCAGCATCGCCGCCATGCTGGCCGAGACCATGCACCGCATCCACCGTGAGGAATCGGTCAGCTCCCTGTTGATGGACTAAGCAGCCCTGTCACTGGCCATTGGGTGGTTTCTTAACCCGCCGATTTCAGCTAAAATAGCCCGTTTTATGGATCCACCCTGCTCTGGTCGCGGAGCGGGTATTGTATTTCAACCCGGAGAAACACATGGCCATTGATTTTGAACTTGTCGCCGAGCCGCGTCAGGAGCAGGGGAAGGGTGCGAGCCGCCGCCTGCGTCACGCTGGCAAAGTGCCCGCCATCATTTATGGTGGCGGCAAAGACCCACAGACGATTACCCTCGACCACAATGCACTGCTGCGTCACCTTGAGCACGAGGCCTTTTATTCCCACCTGCTCACCGTCAAGGTCGGCGGGGAGGAATCCCGGGCAGTATTGCGTGACCTGCACCGCCACCCCAGCAAGCCGCGTATCCTGCACCTTGACCTGCAGCGCGTCAGCCCGATGGAGAAAATCCGCATGCGCGTACCGCTGCATTTTATCGGCGCCGACATCGCGCCGGGCGT
This region of Gammaproteobacteria bacterium genomic DNA includes:
- a CDS encoding 50S ribosomal protein L25/general stress protein Ctc, translating into MAIDFELVAEPRQEQGKGASRRLRHAGKVPAIIYGGGKDPQTITLDHNALLRHLEHEAFYSHLLTVKVGGEESRAVLRDLHRHPSKPRILHLDLQRVSPMEKIRMRVPLHFIGADIAPGVKQGGGIVSHLMNDLEIVCLGKDLPEYITVDLTETELNETIHLSDLKLPQGVALGHGADRKRPVASIHLPRVIVEPETVAAPATVEATAQTAAAATPEAGAKPAAKDAK